ATGGTTCAATACCCAACAACGGTGTTTCGTCGGTAATCAGACCTTTTAGGAAATTAATGTTTTGATTGGCAATCTTTTTTGCTTCTTTGACAAATCCTTTGGAGAGATATGTCCGTCCGCTTTGTACATGTTTTGGAATAATCACTTCATAGCCCAATGCCGTTAGTAGCTTGTAAGTTGTAATACCAATCTCAGCATCGTTATATTCTGTAAACTCGTCGGAGAATAGATAGACCCTGCGTTTAGTTTGCGGTACTATCGTTTGCTTCCTGGCCCATTGGCTCAACGTCGTTCCATTCACCGTAGGAAGAGAGCGTTTTGGTGCAAAGCCTACAGTTTTCTTTACCAAACCGGATAAAAAGTCATTCTTCACAACAAAATTATAGATTGGGGCAACGAGTGATCCCAGTTTCTGGGAATCAGTAAAATTCGCGATCAATTTGGTCCTAAAGCCGGCCCCATGTTCATCGTAATAATGCTGTAAAAACTCTGCTTTCATCTTGGCAACATCCACACTCGACGGACATTCCGTTTTACAGCCTTTGCAACTTAAACACAGATCCATCACTTCCTTGATTTCCTCATGGTCAAAGCGATTTTTTTTCGTGGAGTTGGTTAAAAATTGACGCAACATATTCGCTCGTGCACGCGTTGTATCCTTCTCATCCCGTGTCGCCATAAAAGATGGACACATCGTCCCACCGGTAATTTCTGTTTTCCGGCAATCACCCGAGCCCGAACATTTTTCAGCCAAACGGAGAATGGATTCATCTTTGGAAAAATCAAAATAAGTTTTTATATCCGTCCTATTTTTGTCATTGTCATAACGCAAATGGGCATCCATTGGTGGAGTGTTGACAATCTTATTTGCATTAAATACTCCTATTGGGTCGAAGATTACCTTTACTTCCTCCAGAAGTTTATAAACCTTTTCTCCGAGTACTTTACCAATAAATTCTCCCCTCAAACGCCCGTCGCCATGCTCTCCACTCAACGATCCATTATACTTTAACACAAGGTCACTTGTTTTTTCCAATATGGAGCGGAAAGTGCGCTTACCTTCTTCTGTTTTCAGATTGACAAAAGGCTCGATATGTAGTTCACCCGCTCCAGCATGTGCATAGTAAGATGCATGCACCCCTTCTTCAACCAAAAGTTTCTGGATGTCACTGACATAGGCCGGAAGATCCTCTGGAGAAACCGCACAGTCTTCGATTAAATTGACCGGTTGGCTGTCCCCAGGAAGATTACGGATAAGCCCTAATCCAGCTTTTCGGACATCCCAGACAAGATTAGTCTGCTCGACTCCAATAATATAAGGATAGGCATATCCTAACCCTTTCTCAATCAGTTCTGCCTTTAAAGCCATCGCCTTGGCCTCGGTCTCCGCAGCAGTATGACCTCTAAATTCTACGATCAACAGTGCCTGAGGATCACCCTCAATAAAAAAGCGATTGTATTTATAAGTCGGATGCCCGACCGTAAAATCCATGATATATTTATCGACCAGCTCAGATGCCTCAGGCTGATGATTCAACGCGATGACATTTCCATGCATACATTCAACCATATCAGCAAAATGAACACATAATAGTCCAAGTTCCTGCGGTGGTAAATCCATCAAGTGAAGCTTTGCCTCCGTTACAATCGCCAAAGTTCCCTCCGAACCCGCCAAAAGGTTACACATATTAAAGGGTTGCGTACGGTCACTCAAAATATCTAAGGCATATCCAGTATTTCGTCGGGTAATCGAACGCTTGGGGTAGCCTGTTTCAATCGCCGCCAAATTTTGAGGATCTGTCAACAAATCATTCATGTGACGGTAGATATCCCCTTCACGATCTGCCTGTAAAAGTTTTTTAAAATAACTTGCCTCATCCAGCGAAGCAAAGCTCACCTCTGATTTATCATCTAAAAGTACATTTGCTGCAATTAGATTATGACGGGTATCGCCCCAGACAATGGAATGGAGACCCGAGGAATTATTACCAATCATACCACCAACCATAGCCCGACTTGCCGTGGATGTCTCCGGACCAAACATGAGCCCAAAAGGCTTCAGGTAACTATTCAGATCATCACGAATCACGCCGGGTTGTACCCGCACCCATTTCTCCTCCACATTCAATTCCAGGATGCGGTTAAAATGACGGGATATATCCATAATGATACCATTTCCGACAACCTGTCCTGCCAACGATGTTCCAGCGGTACGGGGAATTAAGGTTGTTTGGTTTGCTCGGGCAAAATCAATCAAATTCTTTATATCGTTTATATCAGATGGAATGGCCACCGCCAACGGTTTTTCCTGGTACACCGAAGCATCTGTTGAGTAGGCAAGTAACATGGTTTGATGCGATGCCTCATCTGAATAATACAACTCCCCTTTAAGTTGAGTTGCCAATACGGCTAACTGATTCTGATCTTTCACTGAATTTGCTTTTTTATATAGAAAACAAATTTAGTCAAATTTCTCCTTTGGAAAAAGGAAGAATTGCAAGAAATACACAATTTCTTTTAACAAAACGCATAAAAACGCAATCACAAAATGCAACAAACCGGAATTTTATTTCGCATCTTCATGAATTGCTTGTATTTTTGCAGCAGCAACACGGTTTAATGAATTAACATCCGCTCTGTTATATGCGTAATCTTATCCTTCGATACACATTACATTCAGATTTTATTATATATTCGATACGAGTGCTAGTAGGATTTTTACTAGGCTACATTCTATTTGTGTCCTTTCCGGAATACTCTGTTTCCTGGACACTTATTTCAATTATCCTAGTGATATCCCCGCAGGAAAATGAGTCCAAAAAAATTGCCATTGACCGTGCCAAATCCAATTTCATTGGCTCTGCCATCGGTCTCAGTTTATACTTCGTACCGATTCCACAGCTATATGCAATGATTATCGGGATGCTTGCCTCCCTCATCATCTGCAAGGCACTGAATATTATGGCTGTGGCCCGCACATCTATGGTGGCTTTAATTATTGTCTACCTACATGAGCAGGAAAGTCGTTCATATTTTGCAGCCCTCGACCGTTTCGGTTGTGTTTGCGTGGGATGTTTGATCGGCTTAGGTGTCATCCTATCCACCCGGAATATTATTATTAAATTGAGAAATCGGTATAATTGTTGACCATCACAAACTGTAGACCACCTGCAACTCCTTTTCAACCAACAAATTAAAGCAAACAAAGAAAATCAGCAGAAAGGCAAATCGAATAAAATTCACAACAACAACTATTCTTTCAGAATAATATTCATAATTAATACTAATATTTTGAATATTCTACTTTTTTCTTTACCTTTGCAGTCGAAATGACAAAAGTAGAATATAATTTAGATCAGGTAGATTACAAAATTCTTCGTTTAATGCAGGATAACGGGCGTATCAACAATGCTGATATCGCTAGAGAATTAGGTATGGCTCCTTCAGCAATACTGGAGCGGGTTAAGAAGCTTGAACAGAAAGACGTGATCCTAAAATACAGCGCCAAGATCAATCCAGCGGCTGTTGATCAGAAACTTTTATCATTTATTTTCATCAAATCCAATGATATCATTGGCGAACAACGTGTAGGTCTCGCCCTCGCGGAAATCCCGGAGGTACAAGAAGTACACGACATTGCTGGAGATGACGGTTATCTTATCAAAGTAAGAACGGCAGATTCAACAGGTTTGGTTGATTTAATGCGCAATACACTGGGTAAAGTAGAAGGAATAATTTCTACTCGTACCACAATTGTACTTCAAACGGTAAAAGAAGATCAACAGGTTGTTATACCTGAATAACAGAAAGGAGGTTTTAATTATGTTGCAAGGACACAAAAAAGCTGCAAGCCCTTTAATGGTTGTGGTTGCTTATTTTATTATTTATGTGGTATGGGGCTCTACCTTTTTCTTTATAGAAAAAGCATTGCATAGTTTTCCACCATTTATATTAGGCTCGTTTCGGTTTGTTACCGCAAGCGCCATCCTGATGAGTTATTGTGCCATAAAAGGTTATAAACTGTTTAACAAACGCTCCATATTGGAAGCTGCCTTTGTAGGCTTCTTACTTCTGTTTGTGGATATGGCCGGAGTCATCTGGGCCGAACAATATGTTTCTGGTGGGGTAGCCGCGATTATCGCCGCTGCAGCTGCAATCTGGTTTATTTTACTTGACAAACCCAAATGGAAAGAGAATTTTAGCAGCGTTACCACAGTAGCCGGTGTTGTGCTTGGGTTCATTGGGGTTGTTATGTTATTTGCAGAACAGATCATGGCTTCCAACGACAATGCCAATGGAAATTTGAAAATCATCGCGCTATGTATTTTGGTATTGGGCTCCATCTCCTGGACAGTAGGTTCATTAGCGTCTAAATACTTCAAAAAATCAGAAGCACAAGAAAAAGAAGATCTGCACGTTATGGTCAAAACAGCCTGGCAGATGGTCACTGCAGGTGTTCTTTTTAATATCACCGCGCTGTTTACAGGCGAGTACGCATCATTTGAATTAAGTAGTGTCGCTCCTGTCGATTGGTTTAATTTAGCATATTTGATCACATTTGGTTCTATCCTTGCATTTAGCTCCTATATTTGGCTTTTACAGGTGCGCCCAGCGATGGAAGTAAGTACAT
The window above is part of the Sphingobacterium sp. ML3W genome. Proteins encoded here:
- a CDS encoding FUSC family protein; this translates as MLVGFLLGYILFVSFPEYSVSWTLISIILVISPQENESKKIAIDRAKSNFIGSAIGLSLYFVPIPQLYAMIIGMLASLIICKALNIMAVARTSMVALIIVYLHEQESRSYFAALDRFGCVCVGCLIGLGVILSTRNIIIKLRNRYNC
- a CDS encoding Lrp/AsnC family transcriptional regulator translates to MTKVEYNLDQVDYKILRLMQDNGRINNADIARELGMAPSAILERVKKLEQKDVILKYSAKINPAAVDQKLLSFIFIKSNDIIGEQRVGLALAEIPEVQEVHDIAGDDGYLIKVRTADSTGLVDLMRNTLGKVEGIISTRTTIVLQTVKEDQQVVIPE
- a CDS encoding FAD-binding and (Fe-S)-binding domain-containing protein encodes the protein MKDQNQLAVLATQLKGELYYSDEASHQTMLLAYSTDASVYQEKPLAVAIPSDINDIKNLIDFARANQTTLIPRTAGTSLAGQVVGNGIIMDISRHFNRILELNVEEKWVRVQPGVIRDDLNSYLKPFGLMFGPETSTASRAMVGGMIGNNSSGLHSIVWGDTRHNLIAANVLLDDKSEVSFASLDEASYFKKLLQADREGDIYRHMNDLLTDPQNLAAIETGYPKRSITRRNTGYALDILSDRTQPFNMCNLLAGSEGTLAIVTEAKLHLMDLPPQELGLLCVHFADMVECMHGNVIALNHQPEASELVDKYIMDFTVGHPTYKYNRFFIEGDPQALLIVEFRGHTAAETEAKAMALKAELIEKGLGYAYPYIIGVEQTNLVWDVRKAGLGLIRNLPGDSQPVNLIEDCAVSPEDLPAYVSDIQKLLVEEGVHASYYAHAGAGELHIEPFVNLKTEEGKRTFRSILEKTSDLVLKYNGSLSGEHGDGRLRGEFIGKVLGEKVYKLLEEVKVIFDPIGVFNANKIVNTPPMDAHLRYDNDKNRTDIKTYFDFSKDESILRLAEKCSGSGDCRKTEITGGTMCPSFMATRDEKDTTRARANMLRQFLTNSTKKNRFDHEEIKEVMDLCLSCKGCKTECPSSVDVAKMKAEFLQHYYDEHGAGFRTKLIANFTDSQKLGSLVAPIYNFVVKNDFLSGLVKKTVGFAPKRSLPTVNGTTLSQWARKQTIVPQTKRRVYLFSDEFTEYNDAEIGITTYKLLTALGYEVIIPKHVQSGRTYLSKGFVKEAKKIANQNINFLKGLITDETPLLGIEPSGIITFRDEYLSLVDENLRTDAQLVAKNALMIDEFLLAEIEAGRIHQEQFTAVEKKIKLHGHCYQKAFHLVGITQQVLAFPSNYSVEVIPSGCCGMAGSFGYEAEHYDVSMKVAELVLLPAVRSTDTATLIAAAGTSCRHQIKDGTGRKSFHPVEILYDALLK
- a CDS encoding EamA family transporter, with protein sequence MLQGHKKAASPLMVVVAYFIIYVVWGSTFFFIEKALHSFPPFILGSFRFVTASAILMSYCAIKGYKLFNKRSILEAAFVGFLLLFVDMAGVIWAEQYVSGGVAAIIAAAAAIWFILLDKPKWKENFSSVTTVAGVVLGFIGVVMLFAEQIMASNDNANGNLKIIALCILVLGSISWTVGSLASKYFKKSEAQEKEDLHVMVKTAWQMVTAGVLFNITALFTGEYASFELSSVAPVDWFNLAYLITFGSILAFSSYIWLLQVRPAMEVSTYAYVNPIIALILSHFFTSHAVTSLQIVGLAVILFSVLLMNWKAYRTKLSTKNKNKKILQGGTLDTLPKHDDRQSTIDDLPEAELVH